In Candidatus Palauibacter scopulicola, one genomic interval encodes:
- a CDS encoding alpha-amylase/4-alpha-glucanotransferase domain-containing protein, producing GGGWLEAFLESLNAARGRGELELVTTGEAASGPSRGLVYPAMGAYREMEEWTLPRPAARRLSRLTGTASGAARTDADPGPLIRGGHWKGFLRRYPESNRMHKTALRLSRLCRERGDPPEARRAIGRAQCNDAYWHGVFGGVYLPHLRRAVWRELSAAERRLREDEGIAFEILDFDLDGHDEIWIHSARSSIVISPQRGGAIEILTVFRDGVNYADVLSRRLEAYHRDPSESGATREGDAGLSREAQARNDGVASVHDRESEAPAAPAPDSAPLALLQEIAAAPPDGPGTRRRSVIADWRRHPFRLADVPDLESGSGSGRVCLRLESEPGLPRLEKTLEIRGDGGVEARLDWSAGDLPADSRIVTRLPLAHPMRVETEGAGESRESRARIVTVARSERGFEEIDQGELVELAWPAAAGSARVCLSPESGPDTAGGAG from the coding sequence ACGGCGGCGGCTGGCTGGAGGCGTTCCTCGAGTCGCTGAACGCGGCCCGCGGGCGGGGCGAACTGGAGCTGGTCACGACGGGCGAGGCGGCCTCCGGCCCGAGCCGCGGGCTCGTCTACCCCGCGATGGGCGCGTACCGCGAGATGGAGGAGTGGACGCTCCCCCGCCCCGCCGCGCGGCGCCTCAGCCGGCTCACCGGAACGGCATCGGGCGCCGCCCGCACCGATGCCGATCCCGGCCCGCTGATCCGCGGCGGGCACTGGAAGGGCTTCCTGCGCCGATACCCGGAGTCGAACCGCATGCACAAGACCGCGCTTCGGCTCTCCCGTCTGTGTCGGGAGCGGGGCGACCCGCCGGAGGCGAGGCGCGCCATCGGGCGGGCGCAGTGCAACGACGCGTATTGGCACGGGGTGTTCGGCGGGGTCTACCTTCCCCACCTGCGCCGGGCGGTCTGGCGCGAACTCTCCGCCGCCGAGCGGCGGCTGCGCGAGGACGAAGGCATCGCGTTCGAGATTCTCGACTTCGATTTGGACGGCCATGACGAGATCTGGATCCACTCGGCCCGGAGCTCCATCGTGATCAGCCCCCAACGCGGCGGCGCGATCGAGATCCTCACCGTCTTCCGGGACGGCGTGAACTACGCCGACGTCCTCTCCCGCCGGCTCGAAGCCTACCACCGGGATCCCTCGGAGTCCGGCGCGACGCGCGAGGGAGACGCAGGCCTCTCGCGCGAGGCGCAAGCCCGGAACGATGGGGTCGCCTCGGTCCACGACCGTGAGTCCGAGGCCCCGGCCGCGCCCGCCCCGGACAGTGCCCCTCTGGCGCTGCTGCAGGAGATCGCGGCCGCACCGCCCGACGGTCCGGGCACGCGGCGACGCTCCGTGATCGCGGACTGGCGACGGCACCCGTTCCGGCTCGCCGACGTCCCGGATCTCGAGTCCGGCTCGGGGTCCGGTCGGGTCTGTCTCCGCCTCGAGTCCGAGCCGGGCCTGCCCCGCCTCGAGAAGACGCTGGAGATTCGAGGCGACGGCGGGGTCGAAGCGAGACTCGACTGGAGCGCGGGCGACCTCCCCGCGGACAGCCGCATCGTCACCCGGCTGCCGCTCGCGCACCCAATGAGGGTCGAGACCGAGGGGGCCGGCGAATCGCGGGAGTCGCGCGCGCGGATCGTCACGGTGGCGCGGTCCGAGCGCGGCTTCGAGGAGATCGACCAGGGTGAACTCGTCGAACTCGCGTGGCCGGCCGCGGCCGGGAGTGCCCGCGTCTGCCTGAGTCCCGAGAGCGGTCCCGACACCGCCGGAGGCGCGGGATGA